In one window of Miscanthus floridulus cultivar M001 chromosome 12, ASM1932011v1, whole genome shotgun sequence DNA:
- the LOC136495828 gene encoding protein LURP-one-related 6-like translates to MDKSIPVVSKIFCSGTPTMLMIRRRPIVVNGGGFVVTDLSHNIVFVVDGCGILGSKGELMVKDGEGEPILFISKKGGIVQALSTRNKWNGYSIDYQGKNKLVFSLTDPKSCTAQGAPIRIHIEPKRNCKSWDFEISGSFADRDCTIVDCTRKIVAQVCSAYIIPYTSAFVVHYLCRFLLLSLIKGIHKPIQVMINTENNKVYFCMSIDMVHFLAKKMYNRMGMKELIGGKDFYHVEVQSGYDQAFIIGVMAILDNIHGESTRC, encoded by the exons ATGGACAAGAGCATTCCTGTAGTCAGCAAGATTTTTTGCTCAGGCACTCCAACAATGCTGATGATAAGGAGGAGACCTATTGTAGTGAACGGTGGTGGTTTTGTTGTTACTGACCTCAGTCATAACATTGTATTCGTCGTAGATGGTTGTGGAATACTTGGATCCAAGGGAGAGCTTATGGTCAAAGATGGTGAAGGAGAACCAATATTATTCATCTCTAAAAAG GGAGGAATTGTCCAGGCGCTAAGCACAAGGAACAAATGGAATGGATACTCCATAGATTACCAGGGAAAAAACAAGTTGGTTTTTAGCCTAACTGATCCAAAATCATGCACAGCACAAGGTGCTCCGATTAGAATTCATATTGAACCCAAGAGGAATTGCAAAAGTTGGGATTTCGAAATTAGTGGATCTTTTGCAGATAGAGACTGTACAATAGTTGATTGCACCAGAAAAATAGTAGCCCAGGTATGCAGCGCCTATATAATCCCCTACACCTCTGCTTTTGTAGTACATTATCTTTGCAGATTCCTTTTGTTGTCACTAATTAAAGGCATACACAAGCCGATCCAGGTCATGATTAACACAGAAAATAATAAAGTCTATTTCTGCATGTCTATAGACATGGTGCATTTTTTGGCTAAGAAAATGTATAACCGT ATGGGTATGAAAGAGCTGATAGGAGGCAAAGACTTCTACCATGTGGAAGTGCAGTCAGGATATGACCAAGCCTTCATCATTGGGGTGATGGCAATTCTTGACAACATACATGGAGAATCCACCAGATGCTGA